CAGTTCGGCGAGGTACTCCTTGACGCGCCGAGCGTCGGGAGCGTCGGGCCTGAGCGCCAGGTACCGCTGAAAGGCCTCGCGGGCCCTGGCGATCTCCCGCGTCTGGTAGTAGAGGTAGCCGAGCTGCCTGAAGGGATCGGGGTAGGCGGGATCCAGCCCGGCGGCCCGCTGGTAGGCCTCCCGCGCCTGGCCGACCAGCGGGGGCCGCTCCTCCGGCCGCCTCGCGCGCTGGGCCTGGAGGCGGTAGAGATCTCCGTAGTAGAGGTGCGTCACCGGGTCCCTCGGGGCCAGGGCGACCGCGCGGTCGAGCTGGGCCCGGGCCAGGCCGAAGCGGCCGGCGCGGATGTCGAGGGCCGCGTTCTCCCGCACCACCACCCGCGTCCGGAGCGGGAACTCCTCCGTGTCGTGGGTCAGCCGGCTGGCGTCCAGCCCGGCGTACCGCGTCCGCAGCAGCTCCCGCGTGGTCGCGATGCGCTCCTCGAGCTGGGGATGGTTGCCGAAGAGGAAGGTCTCGAGCCGCCCGCTGTCGCCGTGGTCCCGCTTCAGGAGCTCGAAGACGCGCGGGGCCTCGCCCGGATCGTAGCCGGCCCGAACCATGCGCTCCATGCCCTCGAGATCAGCTTCCCGCTCGAGGTCCCGCCCGTAGCCGTTCACGGCGGCGAGGAAGGCGAGCGGGAGCCCCTTGTTCCGCGCGTCCCGGTTGAACTTGAGGGCGTGGCGGCTGGTGACGTGGGTGAGCTCGTGGCCGAGGATGGCGGCCAGCTGGGCCTCGTTCTCGACCCGCGCCAGGAGCCCCGTGTGCAGGTACACCTTGCCGTTCGGCATGGCAAAGGCGTTGAGCGCGGGATCACGGAAGACGGCGACGCGGATCGGCGGGGCGCCCGCCGTCTGGATCTCGGCCGGGACGAGCCGGGCCGCCAGCCCCGAGAGATACTCCTCCAGCAGCGGGTCCTCGTAGATCTTTCCGGCCTTGACGAGCTTCTCCTCCTCCGTCTCGGCCTGGTTCCACATGGCGCGCTCGTCGGCCTCGGGGCGGAATGGCTGCCCCTGGTAACCCATGGGCGGCACAGCCCTCGAGGCGCAGCCCCCGAGGAGCGAGACGAGGACGACCCACGCCAAAAGCTTGGCGCCTGCTCCCCACCGGCTGTAGGATGAGCGCCAGGAGGGACCACTCATGCGGCGTTTCCTCGTTCTCCTGGCGATCGTGCTGACCCTCGCGGCCTGCGCGTCGTCACCACCCCGGGCGCAGCGCAGCGAGTTCGAGGACATCCCGGTCCCGAAGGGCCTCACGCTGGACCACAACAAGTCCACCATCATCGAGTCCCCGGCGGTGAAGGCTGCACGACTCTTCTACAAGGGGCGCATCGAGCCGGACAGCCTCGGGATGGCCTTCAGGACGACGCTGGAAGCCAATGGCTGGCGCCATCTGTCCTCCACCACGTCCTCGGGCAAGGGTACCACGCAGGTGTACGAGAAGGCCGGCAACTCGCTCCAGGTGCTCATCTACGAGGGAATGTTCTGGTACACGTGGGTGGAACTGTCGGCGACCCGCGTCGTCGGTGGCACCAGCCAGCCACCGAAGTAGCGCGCTCCCCGCCCGTTCTGCCGGCCGGCGCCGCCCCGGGCGCCAGCGGCGTCACGCTCTTCCGACGAGCCCGCGGACCAGCCGCGCCAGCTTGTCGAGACCCGCCGCCTGCTTCCCCCTGAGGTGCACCCGCACGATGCGCCGCCGCGCCTCGGCCAGCGCCTGGAGATCGCCGAGCGCCTGGGCGGCCTTGAGCGTGGAGAAGCCGTAGCCCGCGCCCGGGATGGCGAGGTCCTCGGTGTCGTCCCCCGTGATCTGCAGGAACACCCCCGTGGCCGGCCCGCCCTTGTGGAGCTGTCCCGTGGAGTGGAGGTAGCGCGGGCCATAGGCGATCGTCGTCGCGATGCGCAGGCCGTCGCGGAGCAGCGCACGCATCTCCTGGAGGCGAGCCCAGGTTTCTGGCTGGGGCGTGAGGTAGGCCTGGATCGCCAGGTAGTCACCCGGCCGGGTCTCCGTCAGATGGGCCCGGAGCCCCTCGGCGACGGAGGACGCGCGCCTCTCGCCCGCCGTCATCAGGGCGATCCCGTCCTCGTCCCCGACGGCGCGCCACTCGGGGAGCTTGCGCGACTTCCTCCACGCCGCCAGGAGCGCCGCCGTCTTCTCCTTCGCCGCGGCCACGTCGGGCTCGTCGAAGGGGTTGACCTCGAGCACGGCGCCCGCCGCCGCCGCTGCCAGCTCCCAGCGGAAGAACTCGGCGCCGAGATCCAGCGCATCCTTGAGAGGGAGGCGGATCACCGGGTGCCCGGCCTCGCCGAGCCGGTCCAGCGCCGCGTCGTGGGTCGTGTCTCCCTCGAGCAGCAAGGCCACGAAGACGCGGTCGGCCCCGTAGACCTCCGGCGGCCCCAGCGGCTCGCCGTCCACCGGCACCACGCCCTTGCCGCCCTTGCCCAGGGACTCGGCCAGGAGCTGCTCGATCCACGAGCCCAGCGCGCGGATCCGCTCCGAGACGACGAGCGTGACC
The sequence above is a segment of the Candidatus Rokuibacteriota bacterium genome. Coding sequences within it:
- a CDS encoding tetratricopeptide repeat protein, with translation MGYQGQPFRPEADERAMWNQAETEEEKLVKAGKIYEDPLLEEYLSGLAARLVPAEIQTAGAPPIRVAVFRDPALNAFAMPNGKVYLHTGLLARVENEAQLAAILGHELTHVTSRHALKFNRDARNKGLPLAFLAAVNGYGRDLEREADLEGMERMVRAGYDPGEAPRVFELLKRDHGDSGRLETFLFGNHPQLEERIATTRELLRTRYAGLDASRLTHDTEEFPLRTRVVVRENAALDIRAGRFGLARAQLDRAVALAPRDPVTHLYYGDLYRLQAQRARRPEERPPLVGQAREAYQRAAGLDPAYPDPFRQLGYLYYQTREIARAREAFQRYLALRPDAPDARRVKEYLAELDR